The window CGGCCTTTGCGGCGCAAGGTCAGGAAGGCGATAGCCACCAGCCCGGAGGCTATCCAGGACATGATCACGGCCACGATGATATTAGGCCAGCCGGTCATCAATCCGGCCAGGGCGCCCAGTTTGACGTCTCCCTCTCCCATCCCCCCCCGTGAAACGATGTAGACCAGCAGGAAGATGCCGAACCCGGCGGCGGCTCCGATGCCGGCGTTGAGGGGTGTGGGCGCCAGGTCGATCTGACCGGAAAACAGGCTGATGCTCAGGGCCACCGCCATGGCTGGCAGCAGAATATTGTTGAGGATAAGCTGGTGCTCCATGTCGATGACGAAGATGACAACGGTCACCGCGGCGTAGAAGAGAGCTGCCCACAGCACTGGTGTCAGGCCGAAATAGAGGTAAAGGAAGGCGAAAGTGAGGCCGGTTATTGCCTCCACCCAGAATACCCGCGCCGGAATCTTCTCGCCGCAGGTGCGACAACGGCCCCGGAGCACAAGCCAGGAAAGCACCGGGATCATGTCGGCGGGGGTTAGGCGGCGGCTGCAGCCCGGACATTTGGACGGGGGCATGACGACGGATTTATCATGAGGTAAGCGGTCAGCCAGTACGTTCAAGAAGCTGCCGATGACAGCGCCGAACATGAAGAAGATGATTGCGTAGGCGGTTTCCATTGGGGCACATTATAGATGGAGTCACAAATAAATTCCAAGTTACAAACCCGGAATAGCTCCAAACACGAAATATCAGAGTTTGGTCATTGGTGTTTTGGTAATTTGAAATTTGTTTCGTGCTTGGTATTCGAATTTCGGCTTTGGGGAGGCATGTAAGGCGGGGTAAAACAGGTTATTCACCTTTGGTCAAGAGCTCGAATTTACCTGTGCCCTCGATCTCCTGGTGCAGCACTGAGTTAACCTCCACCCCCAGGATGAGGATGATGGCGGAGATATAGATCCACATCAGCAGCACGATGACTGAGCCCAGCGGGCCATATACCGACTCGTAGTTGGCGAAATTGGTCAGGAAAAAGATAAAGAGATATGTACCCGCCTGAAAAAGTACTGCGGCCAGGATGGTGCCAGGCCAGGTCCATTTCCAGATGGTGCGGGTGTTGGGCACATATTTATAGATGATGAGAAAAACCAGCAGCGCCAACAGGAAGCCGATGAGGCGGCCACCGAACGGCACCAGGAAATTTAGCAGTGGATTGGGTGACTCATCGACGAAATTCACCAGGTTGATCGCCGTCAGCGACAGTAGGAAGAGGGCGCCGGTGCCCACCACCATAGCCAGATCCCGCGCCTTGCCGATGACGAAATGGCGCTCCGATTTGATGCCCCAGGCGCGGTTGACCGCCCGGCGGATGGCGGCGAACAAATTGCTGCCGCTCCATAGAAGACCAACCACACCGGCGATACCGCCAACACCCCTGAGTTCGATGACGGCATCCAGTGTGGTTTCAACGAAATCGGCAGAGCCGGGAAGAACATGGATCAGTGCGTCCGAAACTGCCCGGCGGATATCTTCATTTGGCAGAAAAAAGCCCATCAGGGAGACCACGCCTAGCAGGAGCGGGAAGATCGACAGGAAGGCATAGAAGGCGACAGCGCCGGCGCGGTCGGAAGCGTCATCGCGGCTCCACTCCTCGGCTATGCG is drawn from Dehalogenimonas sp. THU2 and contains these coding sequences:
- a CDS encoding YihY/virulence factor BrkB family protein, whose translation is MKKLRQSINAWVNRIKGALEKSIAFRFLRRIAEEWSRDDASDRAGAVAFYAFLSIFPLLLGVVSLMGFFLPNEDIRRAVSDALIHVLPGSADFVETTLDAVIELRGVGGIAGVVGLLWSGSNLFAAIRRAVNRAWGIKSERHFVIGKARDLAMVVGTGALFLLSLTAINLVNFVDESPNPLLNFLVPFGGRLIGFLLALLVFLIIYKYVPNTRTIWKWTWPGTILAAVLFQAGTYLFIFFLTNFANYESVYGPLGSVIVLLMWIYISAIILILGVEVNSVLHQEIEGTGKFELLTKGE
- a CDS encoding prepilin peptidase produces the protein METAYAIIFFMFGAVIGSFLNVLADRLPHDKSVVMPPSKCPGCSRRLTPADMIPVLSWLVLRGRCRTCGEKIPARVFWVEAITGLTFAFLYLYFGLTPVLWAALFYAAVTVVIFVIDMEHQLILNNILLPAMAVALSISLFSGQIDLAPTPLNAGIGAAAGFGIFLLVYIVSRGGMGEGDVKLGALAGLMTGWPNIIVAVIMSWIASGLVAIAFLTLRRKGRREAIAFGPFLALAMFITFLWGDQIIDWYLGFFLK